A window from Sporichthyaceae bacterium encodes these proteins:
- a CDS encoding carbon-nitrogen hydrolase family protein, translated as MSERKLKVAVVQPRLQVGAVEDNMVRCEGLVRSAYREHNPEVILLPESFTSPNMYGRAMKGVARPVDGAPYHMMRDLARELGCIIGGGFQARRGEDTYGTYMLIEPDGSAHLHDKDIPSLWENAYYCGGDDDGISTLSFGTVGMACGFEWDRSRTARRTRGKVVAMLGGSCWWSFPDWLPVRRWFARDHQYNIAVAREMPGRMARAVGAPAAIAQHVGDYRSASPLMPGIPYDTLAVGESQLVERDGTVLARLSYADGEGHVAAEITLAPPAPLDPIPAGFWMAPQTFAVHAVWHLYNNYCAAEYKLNKKLNRHGWQTLPATDLPDHVPGERAEEIAAATR; from the coding sequence ATGAGCGAACGGAAACTGAAGGTCGCGGTGGTGCAGCCCCGCCTGCAGGTCGGGGCGGTCGAGGACAACATGGTCCGCTGCGAGGGTTTGGTGCGCTCGGCGTACCGCGAGCACAACCCCGAGGTGATCCTGCTGCCGGAGAGCTTCACCTCACCGAACATGTACGGCCGGGCCATGAAGGGCGTGGCCCGACCGGTGGACGGCGCGCCGTACCACATGATGCGGGACCTGGCCCGCGAGCTCGGGTGCATCATCGGCGGCGGTTTCCAGGCCCGCCGCGGCGAGGACACCTACGGCACCTACATGCTCATCGAGCCGGACGGCTCGGCGCACCTGCACGACAAGGACATCCCGTCGCTGTGGGAGAACGCGTACTACTGCGGCGGGGACGACGACGGCATCTCCACGCTGTCCTTCGGCACCGTCGGCATGGCCTGCGGTTTCGAGTGGGACCGCAGCCGCACCGCGCGCCGCACCCGCGGCAAGGTCGTCGCGATGCTCGGTGGGTCCTGCTGGTGGTCGTTCCCGGACTGGCTGCCGGTGCGCCGCTGGTTCGCCCGCGACCACCAGTACAACATCGCGGTGGCCCGTGAGATGCCGGGCCGAATGGCCCGCGCAGTGGGTGCCCCGGCGGCCATCGCCCAGCACGTGGGCGATTACCGCTCGGCCTCGCCGTTGATGCCCGGCATCCCCTACGACACGCTCGCGGTCGGGGAGAGCCAGCTGGTAGAGCGGGACGGCACGGTGCTCGCGCGGCTCAGCTATGCCGATGGGGAGGGGCACGTCGCCGCGGAGATCACCCTCGCGCCGCCGGCCCCGTTGGACCCGATCCCGGCCGGGTTCTGGATGGCCCCACAGACCTTTGCCGTGCACGCGGTCTGGCACCTGTACAACAACTACTGCGCCGCCGAGTACAAGCTGAACAAGAAGCTCAACCGGCATGGCTGGCAGACCCTGCCCGCCACGGATCTGCCCGACCACGTACCGGGCGAGCGGGCCGAGGAGATCGCTGCCGCGACCCGCTGA
- a CDS encoding excalibur calcium-binding domain-containing protein, protein MYTGPGRLTRVWRKLRAIPPAVQGTAVLLVVVLVAFGAAHARNGSANPNEFTTPATTAPASTLDATPTAQPSMTPDQTPSPTASAPSDEATDEPTGEPTSTESPTLTPTATSSATPTATPFMFADCHAIKSAGRDPLSRGEYGYNPALDKDHDGVDCH, encoded by the coding sequence ATGTACACGGGCCCCGGCAGGCTGACCCGCGTGTGGCGCAAGCTACGCGCGATCCCGCCGGCGGTGCAGGGCACCGCCGTGCTGCTCGTCGTGGTCCTGGTGGCCTTCGGCGCGGCGCACGCCCGAAACGGTTCCGCCAACCCGAACGAGTTCACCACCCCGGCGACCACCGCGCCCGCCTCCACGTTGGACGCCACCCCGACGGCGCAGCCCTCGATGACCCCGGATCAGACGCCGTCCCCCACCGCGAGCGCGCCGAGCGACGAGGCCACGGACGAGCCGACCGGCGAACCGACATCGACAGAGTCGCCGACGCTCACGCCGACAGCGACGTCGTCCGCAACGCCGACCGCGACGCCGTTCATGTTCGCCGACTGCCACGCGATCAAGTCCGCCGGCCGCGACCCGTTGTCCCGGGGCGAGTACGGCTACAACCCCGCGCTGGACAAGGATCACGACGGCGTGGACTGCCACTAG
- a CDS encoding metallophosphoesterase family protein, whose amino-acid sequence MSSRSRRDVFYTSDLHIGDAMVAAYRGYADSAAHDQALGETWLRQVGENDQVWILGDLSPVAELGLAWLADLPGEKHLVAGNHDRVHPGRKNGYRQLRRYLEVFESVQPFARHKIDGVTLLLSHFPYDDDRRPQPRNMQWRLPDRGEFLAHGHTHSKERLTSPREVHVGFDAWQRLVERAEVAYLLGISD is encoded by the coding sequence ATGTCGTCACGATCCCGTCGCGACGTCTTTTATACCTCCGACCTGCACATCGGCGACGCGATGGTCGCGGCGTACCGCGGGTACGCCGACAGCGCCGCGCATGACCAGGCCCTGGGGGAGACGTGGCTGCGCCAGGTCGGCGAGAACGACCAGGTGTGGATCCTCGGCGACCTCTCGCCGGTGGCCGAGCTCGGCCTGGCCTGGTTGGCCGATCTGCCCGGCGAGAAGCATTTGGTGGCGGGCAACCACGACCGGGTACATCCGGGCCGCAAGAACGGCTACCGGCAGCTGCGCCGCTACCTGGAGGTCTTCGAGTCCGTGCAGCCGTTCGCCCGGCACAAGATCGACGGGGTGACCCTGCTGCTTTCGCACTTTCCGTACGACGACGACCGTCGGCCGCAACCGCGCAACATGCAGTGGCGGCTGCCCGACCGTGGCGAGTTCCTGGCGCACGGCCATACGCACTCCAAGGAGCGGCTGACCAGTCCGCGCGAGGTGCACGTCGGGTTTGACGCGTGGCAGCGTCTGGTCGAGCGCGCCGAGGTGGCCTACCTGCTCGGGATCAGCGACTGA
- a CDS encoding methyltransferase domain-containing protein yields MSEDSRLQWVGSMPETYDRVLGPAVFQPFAVDMARRVAGFRPARVLETAAGTGRVTAELVRVLPRAEIIATDLNAAMVEYGTARVPGAHWQQADAQALPFPDHSFDLITCQFGVMFLPDKPAAFAEARRVLRPGGRLVFNAWGPIDTHDFGWAVVAAVRQIFPEDPPVFLETIPHGYADPDRVRADLTAGGLICEAAESVTLQGTADSTADVARGFCTGTPLRGEIEARGELDKTTAAVEALVGAALGPGPAVGDMTAHVFVAHAPAPY; encoded by the coding sequence GTGTCGGAGGACTCGAGGCTTCAATGGGTGGGCTCCATGCCGGAGACCTACGACCGCGTGCTGGGTCCGGCAGTGTTCCAGCCGTTCGCGGTGGACATGGCTCGCCGGGTCGCCGGCTTCCGCCCCGCGCGGGTGCTGGAGACCGCCGCCGGCACCGGGCGGGTCACAGCGGAACTGGTCCGGGTACTGCCCCGGGCCGAGATCATCGCGACCGACCTGAACGCAGCAATGGTGGAGTACGGGACGGCGCGCGTCCCCGGTGCGCACTGGCAGCAAGCCGATGCGCAGGCCCTGCCCTTCCCCGACCACAGCTTCGATCTGATCACCTGCCAGTTCGGCGTGATGTTCCTGCCCGACAAGCCCGCCGCCTTCGCCGAGGCGCGCAGGGTGCTGCGGCCCGGCGGCCGGCTGGTGTTCAACGCCTGGGGCCCGATCGACACCCACGATTTCGGTTGGGCAGTGGTGGCCGCGGTGCGCCAGATCTTTCCGGAGGATCCACCGGTGTTCCTGGAGACGATCCCGCACGGCTACGCCGATCCCGACCGGGTGCGGGCGGACCTGACGGCGGGCGGCCTGATCTGCGAGGCCGCGGAGTCGGTGACGCTACAGGGCACGGCGGACTCCACGGCCGACGTGGCACGCGGTTTCTGCACCGGAACCCCGCTGCGGGGCGAGATCGAGGCACGGGGCGAGTTGGACAAGACCACCGCGGCGGTCGAAGCGCTGGTGGGCGCGGCTCTCGGCCCCGGCCCGGCCGTCGGCGACATGACGGCACACGTCTTCGTCGCGCACGCCCCGGCACCGTACTAG